A stretch of DNA from Sphingopyxis sp. MWB1:
GATGGCGGACGCGCCCGTTGGCGAAGCGGAGCGAGAGGGGCTCGCCGCGCTCCTTGGCCCAACCCCGGTGGGCGTCGATGAGCTGGTGCGCCAGTCGGGCCAGCCTCCGTCCGCTGTGCAGCTCGTGCTTCTGGAAATGGAACTGGCGGGCCGGATCGAACGGCATGCCGGGGCGAAGGTCTCGCTCGCCTGATCCATCCCCCTTGCAGGGCGGCTTCCCAAATCCCTCTTGACGGCAGGGCAGGGCGCCCCCAACCCTCGCGCGTATGTGTAAGGGTTCCCAAGGAACGGATTTTCAATGCAATTGGTAATTGTCGAATCGCCGGCCAAGGCAAAGACGATCGAAAAATATCTGGGCCGCGATTTCAAGGTTCTCGCCAGCTATGGCCATGTGCGCGATCTGCCGCCCAAGGACGGATCGGTCGATCCCGATGACGGCTTTGCGATGCAGTGGCAGCTTTATCCCGACAAGGCGAAGCGGCTGAAGGAAATTTCGGATGCCGCCAAACAGGCCGACCGTCTGATCCTCGCGACCGACCCTGATCGCGAAGGGGAAGCGATCAGCTGGCATGTGCAGGAATTGCTGCGCAGCAAAAAGGCGCTGCCGGCCAAGGTCGATCGCGTCACCTTCAACGCCATCACCAAACAGGCCGTGACCGATGCGATGGCGCAGCCGCGCGGGCTCGACGATGATCTGATCGACGCATACCGCGCCCGCCGCGCGCTCGATTATCTGGTCGGCTTTACCCTGTCGCCCGTCCTGTGGCGCAAGCTGCCGGGTGCGAAATCGGCGGGGCGCGTCCAGTCGGTTGCGCTGCGCATGATCGTCGAGCGCGAGCGCGAGATCGAAGCCTTTGTCGCGGTCCAATATTGGTCGGTCACCGGCCTTTTCGAAATGGGCGGAACGCCGTTCAAGGCGCGGCTCGCGCGCTGGCGCGGCGACAAGATCGAGCGGCTGACGATCCAGAGCGAAGCCGACGCGCGCGCTGCCGAAGCCGATGTGAAGGCCGGCCATTTCACGGTCGAGGGCGTCGAAACCCGCCCGCTCACCCGTAACCCCCCGCCGCCCTTCACCACCTCCACCTTGCAGCAGGAGGCCGCGCGCAAGCTGGGCTTTTCGGCGAGCCACACGATGCGGATCGCGCAGGGCCTCTATGAGGATGGTGCGATCACCTATATGCGTACCGACGGCGTGCAGATGGACGGCAGCGCGATCAGCGCCGCGCGGCGCGCCATCGCTGACCGCTATGACGGCGGCTATGTCCCCGACAAGCCGCGCCAATATCAAAGCAAGGCGAAAAATGCGCAGGAAGCGCACGAAGCCATCCGCCCCACCGATTTTTCAAAGGACAAGGCGGGAAGCGGCGATCATGCGCGGCTCTATGAACTGGTCTGGAAGCGCGCGCTCGCCAGCCAGATGGCCTCGGCGCGGCTGGAGCGCACCAGCATCGATCTGGTCGATGGCACGGGCAAGACGATGCTTCGCGCGACGGGCCAGGTGGTGAAATTCCCCGGCTTCCTTGCCCTATATGACGAAGGGCGCGACGATGCGGGTGAAGAGGATGATGCGCGCCTGCTTCCTGCCATGGCCAAGGGCGATGCCCCGGCCAAGACCGGGGTGGAGGTCGAAGCCCATGAAACCCAGCCGCCGCCGCGCTATTCGGAGGCAAGCCTCGTCAAAAAGATGGAGGAGCTCGGCATCGGGCGCCCCTCGACCTATGCCTCCATTCTTCAGGTGCTCAAGGACCGCGCCTATGTGACGGTGGAGAAAAACCGCTTCATCCCAGAGGAAAGCGGGCGCCTGCTCACCGCCTTTCTGGAACGCTTCTTCGAACGCTATGTCCAATATGATTTCACCGCCGGGCTCGAAGAAGAGCTCGACGATGTGTCGGGTGGCCGCGCGCAGTGGCAGGCGGTGCTCGATCGCTTCTGGCGCGATTTCAAACCCCGCACTGGCGAGGTGATGGAGCAAAAGCCGTCGGAAATCACCGCGGCGCTCGACGAATTTCTCGGCCCCTATCTTTTCCCGGAGAAGGGCGACGGCAGCGACCCGCGCGTCTGCCCCAGCTGCACCACCGGGCGGCTGGCGCTGCGCGGCGGGCGTTTCGGCCCCTTCATTGCGTGCAGCAATTATCCCGATTGCAAATTCACCCGCAAATTCGCGCAGCCGGGGGGCAGCGATACTGGCGATACCGGCCCCGAAACGCTGGGCACCGATCCCGACACGGGCGAAGAGGTGACAAAGCGCAGCGGCCGCTTCGGACCCTATGTGCAATTGGGCGAGGGGAAGGAGGCCAAGCGCGCCTCCATCCCCAAGGATGTTGCGCCCGAGGATTTCGATCTCGACTATGCGCTGCGGCTGCTCAGCCTGCCGCGCGAGATTGGCGTGCATCCCGAAAGCGGAAAGCCGATTCTGGCAGGGCTGGGCCGCTATGGCCCCTATCTGCTCCATGACGGCAAATATGCGAAATTGTCGGGGACTGCCGAAATTTTCGAGATCGGGATGAATGCGGCAGTCGTCCGCATCGCCGAGGCCGCCGCCAATGGCGGACGCGGCCGCACCAAGGCCGAGCCGCTCAAGACATTCGGCGCCCATCCCACCAGTGGCGGAGAAATCAAGCTGATGGCGGGCCGCTATGGCCCCTATGTCACCGACGGTACCACCAATGCGACCTTGCCCAAGACAATCGAACCCGACGCGCTAACTGAAGAGGAAGCCGTCGCGCTGATCGATGCCAAGGCCGCCAAGGGACCGGCAAAGGGCAAGAAAAAGGCGCCTGCCAAAAAGGCTGCGGCGAAAAAGGCTCCCGCCAAAAAGGCGGCAGCGAAGAAGGCGCCTGCCAAAAAGAAGAAGGCAGAGGAAAAGGCGGCGGAATAGGGCGCGCGGGGGAACCCGCGTCATTGCGACGAGCATAGCGACGAAGCAATCTCCAGTCCTCATGCCATATCAAGGCGTGGACTGGCGATTGCGCCTCCCTCTCCGGGCGCAATGACCGCTGCCACGAACAAGCTGTTCCGCCTTCCTTTTCAGCGGGATGACGCCCTGGTTTGAATATGATAGCCTCCCCTTTAAATTGGGGAGGCTTTGCTTATGCGTTCATTGCTCGCCGTCTGCGCCGCGTCGCTTCTGGCCTTCGCCGCGCCAGCATCCGCCCAGCAGGTCGGATCGCTTGTTTCCGCCGATCCTGTCACCGACACGCCGCCGGGAATGCAGGCGTGGCGGATACGCTATTGGACGAGCAATGGCGCCGGCGCGCGGCAGGAGGTGACGGGCATGGTCGTCGCCCCGCGCGAAGCCATGCCGCGCACCCCGCGCCGGGTGATCGCATGGGCGCATGGCACGTCGGGCGTAGCCGAAAAATGCGCGCCGTCGAACAGCCCCGGCTTTTACGAGGCGACCCCGGGCCTCGCCGAGATGATCGCGCAAAATTACGTCGTGGTCGCGCCCGACTATCCGGGGCTGGGCAGCAAGGGGCCGCACCCCTATCTGATCGGGGTCGATACCGCCTATTCGGTACTCGACGCCGTGCGCGCCGCGCGCTCTGTTTCGGGCGCAGCTGCGGGGGATCGCTTTGCCGTGTGGGGCGAATCGCAGGGCGGGCACGCCGCTCTGTGGACCGCCGCCACCGCGCGCGGCTATGCGCCCGATCTGACCCTCGTCGGCACCGCCGCCGCCGCGCCGCCGACCGATCTTCCCGCAAACATGCGGCAGGCGAGCGATGCCAATGCGCGTGCGATGCTCCTCGCCTTCACCCTCTATAGCTGGTCGCAATATTTCGGCTATTCACTCGACGGCTTCACCAACAAGACAAACCAGGGCGTCATTCGCCGCCTTTCGGAAAATAACTGCATCGAATTGCACAACAAGCCGAAGCTTGGCACGATTCTCGGCATATTGGCGGTGCGGCAGGCGATGAAACGAAGGGATGTTACGCGGCTTCAGCCCTTCGCCGCGACGATGCAGGCGAACAGCGTCGATCCGGCCAGCGTGCCGGGACCGCTGCTGATCGCACAGGGGAGCAAGGACACGATCGTCGCCCCCGCCGTAACGCGCAGCTTTGCCAAGGCGGTGTGCAAGCGCCGCACCCCGCTGCAGTGGATCGAGGTAGAGGGCGGCAGCCATACCGACAGCGCGCGCGGCAATGCGACCGGGCAGACGCTGGACTGGATCACCGCGCGCTTTAATGGACAGGCGCCGCCCGACGATTGCGGACGCTTTTGATCTCCGCAAAGCGGCAGGGGCGCAGGAAAGGGGGGTAGGCGACCCGGGCGCCTCAATCCACCCAGTCAAGCCCCATGTCGCGGTACACGCTGCGGTCCTCGTCCCAATTTTCCTTGACCTTGACGTGCAGGAACAGGTGGACCTTGCGCCCCATCAGCTCTGCGAGCTCGGCGCGCGCGCGGGCGCCGATTTCCTTGATCCGGCTGCCGCCCTTGCCAAGCACGATCGCGCGCTGATTGTCGCGCGCGACATAAATTTGCTGGTGAATTTCGGCGCTCCCGTCGGGACGCGTCTTGAACAATTCAGTCTCGACCGTTGATTGATAGGGCAGTTCTTCGTGAAGCTGGCGGTAAAGCTGCTCGCGCGTGATTTCAGCCGCCAACATGCGCTCGGGCGCATCGCTCACCTCATCTTCGGGGAAGTGCCATGGCCCCTCGGGCATCAGGGTGGCAAGGTGCGCCTTGAGCTGCATCACCCCGTCGCCGCTGCTTGCCGCAATGAAAAATGTTTCATCAAAGGGCAGGCGCTGGTTCAATTCGGTGGCGATGGTCAGCAGCTTGTCTTTCTTGACCAGATCGACCTTGTTGAGGATCAGATATTTCTTCTCGGGCCGCCCCGCGACGCCTTCCAGCACGCGCTCGACGCGGCCCGTCAGCTTGGCCGCGGCATCGACCATCACCAATATCGCCTCGGCTTCTTCCAGGCTGCCCCAAGCGGCTGCGACCATGGCGCGGTCGAGGCGGCGATTGGGGGCAAAAATGCCCGGTGTGTCGATCAGGACGATTTGCGCGTCGCCTTCCATCGCGACGCCCATCAGCCTTGTGCGCGTCGTCTGCGCCTTGGGGCTGACGATCGCGACCTTCTGGCCGACAAGGGCGTTGACGAGCGTCGACTTGCCCGCATTGGGCGCACCGACTACCGCGACGAAACCGCAGCGCTGGGTCATTTTTCTTCTTCCTGAATCAATTTGTCGAGCAGGGCGGCGGCTGCCGCTTTTTCGGCGGCCTGTTTCGACGCGCCTTCGCCGGTGGCTTCGGCGAGCTTGCCGATGGTGGCCGCGACCAGAAAGCGCGGGGCATGATCGGGGCCTTCGCGCCGCACGATGCGATATTCGGGCGGGCGCCGTTTGCGCGCCAGCGCCCATTCCTGCAGCGCCGCCTTGGGATGTTTGGGCGCCGCGACCTGCCCGTCGATCATCTCGCCCCATTGGGCAGTGATAAAGGCGCGCGCCGCCGCTTCGCCGAGATCAAGCCAGATGGCGCCGATCAGCGCCTCCAGAACATCGGCGGCGATATTGTCGCTGTGCCGCCCGCCATCGCTGACCGCCTGGGCGCCGAAGCGGACATGGGCGTTAAGGTCGAGCCGCCGGGCAATGCGCGCGCAGGCTTCCCCCGAGGCCAGCGCGTGCAGCCGCGAGGATAATTCGCCCTCGCTTGCCTTGGGAAAGCGGCGAAACAATTCCGACGCGATGATCAGGCCCAGAACGCGGTCGCCCAGAAATTCCAGCCGCTGATAATCGCTTTCGCCGCTGCTCCCATGCGTCAGCGCCTGGTGATAAAGCGCTATGTCCTGCGGGCGCGCGCCGATAATCGCGGTCAGGGCTTCGCTGGAGATGGCTGCCTTCAAAAAGCTTCCCCGATACGGTCCCAGCGGGTGGCGGTAAACCAGCTGACGGGGTTGAACCAGCTCGCCGATCCGTCGGTCGAGAACATGCCGACCAGCGCGTGACCCACCAGATTTTCTTCGGGCACAAGGCCGATGCCCTGATTTTCAATCGCCGGGAAACGGCTGTCGGCGCTGCGGTCGCGATTGTCGCCCATCATGAACAAATGCCCCTCGGGCACGGTGATCAGCGGCGTGTCATCCTCGGCAATGGGCATCAGGTCGAGGATCGCATAGCTGCGACCGCCGGGCAGCGTTTCGCGGAACTGCGGATAGCGGCACTGGCGCTGGCCCGTCGCGGACACTTCCTCAAATTCGGGCGCGAAACAGGGCAGCGACCCCGTTGCGCGCGCCGCATCGATCATATTTTGCGTCACCGGAATGACGAAATCGGCCATGCGCTCGCGTTTCAGCGGCTTGCCGTTCAGCCAGACAATACCATCCTTCAGCTGGATCGTGTCGCCCGGCAGGCCGATCACCCGCTTGATATAGTCATTGTCGTTGAGCGGGGGCGCTTTGAACACCGCAACATCGCCGCGTTCGGGTGTGCGCGGAAAAATGCGGCCAGGGATCAGCGGCACACTGAACGGCAGGCTATATCGGGAATAGCCATAAGCCATTTTATTCACGAGCAAATAATCGCCGATCAGCAAGCGCGGCTGCATCGATTCCGACGGAATGTTGAAAGGAGAAAGAAAGAAACTGCGAAACACCAACACCGCCACCGCGAGGAGCGCAAGGAAGCGCACGGTGTCGACCGCTTCTTCCTTTGCGGAAACGGGGGCGGAGCTGGGTTTGTTGTCGGCGGTGGCGCTGGCGTCTGTCATGCCCATGGCATTGGCGATGAATAGGTCTGCGCGTCAAGCAAATATCGGCCAGCGATGCTGGCAAGGCGCTGATGGCTCGCCTATGGATCGCTCGACGATTTCCGTTCGCTTCCGCGCGGGGATGCTGCGGAGCAGAACGGTGAAGGGAACTCGTTCCGCCCCGGCCCATTTCGGAGGCGAGTAACAGAAGGAAGACCGATGACGGACGCTGCTCAGGCCTGGCAATCACTGGCCGATTGGAAACCGCAGAAAATCGCCGACCTGATCGCGGCGGGACCGGAAGCGCGACTGAACTCCCTTGTTCGCACCATCGCCGACATTCGTTTTGACTTCACCAAAACCCATTTGGATCAGCCCGCCATCGGCTTGTTGTCGGATCTGGCCGAAGCGCAGGATTTTGCCGGTCGTCGCAAGACGCTCTTTTCGGGCGGCATCGCCAACCCGACCGAAGACCGGGCGGCGGAACATAGCGCCGAACGCGGCGAAGGCGCGCCCGAATCGGTGCATCGCGCGCAGGCATTCCACCAGCGCATGCGGATGTTGATCGACGCGATTGAAGCGGGCGCTTTTGGCGAGATACGGCATTTGCTGCATATCGGCATCGGCGGTTCGGCGCTTGGCCCCGACCTGCTTGTCGATGCCTTGGGCCGTAACAGCGACCGCTATGATGTGGCGGTGGTTTCCAATGTCGATGGCGCCGCGCTGAGCGAGGCTTTCGCCAAGTTCGATCCGCAATATACGCTGGTGGCCGTCGCCTCCAAAACCTTCACCACCACCGAAACGCTGCTTAACGCCGCTTCGGCGCGTCAGTGGCTTGAAGAAGCGGGCGTGGATGACCCGACAGGCCGCTTTATCGCGCTGACGGCCAACCCCGACAAGGCGATGGAGTGGGGGATCGACGAAACGCGTATCTTGCCGTTCAATGAAACGGTAGGCGGGCGCTATTCGCTCTGGTCGTCGATCGGCTTTCCCGCCGCGCTGGCGCTGGGGTGGGAGGCTTTTGCCGAGCTGTTGGAAGGCGCGGCGGAGATGGACCGGCACTTCCGGCTGGCGAATGGCGCCGACAATGTCTGCCTGCTCGCCGCCTTTGTCGATCAGCTTTATGCCAATCGGCTCGATTGCCAGACGCGCGCAGTCTTTGCTTATGACGAGCGGCTGCGCCTGCTTCCCGATTATCTGCAGCAATTGGAGATGGAATCGAACGGCAAGGGCGTGACGCTGGACGGCCAGCCGCTGGGCCGGGCCAGTGCGTCCATCACCTGGGGCGGGGTCGGCACCGACGCGCAGCATGCGGTGTTCCAGCTTCTCCATCAGGGCACCCATCTGGTGCCCGTCGAATTTCTGGTTGCGCGCGAACCCGATCATAATCTGGATCTTACCCATCATGACACGCTGGTCGCCAATTGCATCGCGCAGGGCGCCGCACTGATGACCGGACGCGCCAGTGAAGATGGCGCGCGCCATTATCCGGGCGACCGGCCCTCGACCACCATATTGCTCGACCGGGTCAGCCCGCGCAGCCTTGGCGCGCTCATCGCCTTTTACGAGCATCGGGTGTTCGCCAACGCCGTGCTGCTGGGCATCAATCCCTTTGACCAGTTCGGGGTCGAGCTGGGCAAGGAGGTCGCCAAGGGGCTGGGCGAGGGCAGCATGGAATTTGATCCGGCGACCCAGGCCCTGATGGCGGCGGCGCTGGACGAAGGGGTCTGATCGCAAAATTCGATTGGCAAAGCTCGATCGGCTGACCACATAGGCGTCTGCCAACCAGCAGGGGCTTATCCATGAGTAAATTTGACTTCGACCTGTTTGTCATCGGCGCCGGGTCGGGCGGCGTGCGCGCAAGCCGCGTGGCAGCCTCACATGGCGCGCGCGTCGCGGTCGCCGAAGAGCATCGGGTCGGCGGCACCTGCGTTATCCGCGGCTGCGTGCCCAAGAAGCTGCTCGTCTATGGCGCGCATTTTGCCGAGGACCTGAAGGACGCGCGCCAATTTGGCTGGGACGTTCCCGATTGCAAGTTCGACTGGGACCGGCTGCGCGACAATGTGCTGAACGAGGTCACGCGGCTGGAGGGTCTTTATGGCCAGACGCTCGAAAATCACAAGGTGACGCTGTTCAAGAGCCGCGCGACGGTGACCGGGCCGCAGCAGGTAACGCTGGCGGACGGGCAGACGATCAGCGCCGAACGCATATTGATCGCGACGGGCGGCTGGCCCTTCGTCCCCGAATTTCCCGGCAGTGAATATGCCATCACTTCGAATGAAGTGTTCCATCTGGGTAAGTTGCCCAAGCGGATCGTGATCGCGGGCGGCGGCTATATCGCCAATGAATTTGCCGGCATTTTCAACGAATTTGGCAGCAAGGTCACCATCGTCAATCGCAGCGATACGATTTTGCGCGGCTATGATGAGCAAATCCGCGACCGGTTGCTGCAGATTTCGATGACCAAGGGCATCGAGTTCAAATTCAACGCCCCCTTCCGGTCTATCGAGAAAAAGGATGACGGCTCGCTGACCGTCCATCTCGATAATTGCGACCCGATCGACGCCGACGCGGTGCTGATCGCCACCGGCCGCGTCCCCAATACCAAGGGGCTGGGGCTGGAAGACGTCGGGGTCGAACTGGATGAAAAGGGCGCGATCAAGGTCGATGAAGCCAATCAGTCATCGGTTCCCGGCATCTATGCCGTCGGCGACGTGACCGACCGCATTCAATTGACCCCCGTCGCGATCCGCGAAGGTCAGGCCTTTGCCGACAGCGTCTTCGGCGGCAAGCCCACCACGGTCGATTATCGCAATGTGCCAAGCGCCGTGTTCAGCCATCCGCCCATCGGTGCGGTGGGCATGACCGAGGCAGAAGCGCGCAACACGCTGGGGAGCATCCGTACCTATACCAGCGATTTTCGCGCGATGAAAAATGTGCTCGCCGGACGCAATGAGCGCGCGCTGTACAAGATGATCGTCAACGCCGCGACCGATCAGGTCGTTGGCCTCCATATGATCGGCCCCGATGCGCCCGAGATTTTGCAGGCGGCTGCGGTCGCGGTAAAGGCGGGGCTGACCAAGGCGGATTTCGACGCGACCGTCGCGCTGCACCCCAGCATGGCCGAAGAACTGGTGCTGCTGAAATAGCCTGCCTCAACCCGAATTCCCGTTCGTGTCGAGCGAAGTCGAGACAGGTTGGGCCTGCCTTCGACTTCATGCGTCTCGACTTCGCTCGACACGAACGGAGCTTGGTGTAGCTCCCCTCGCTTCACCCAATCCGGTACGGCACCACATCGCGCCGGTCGGGATCGACCAATATCGGCCGGTCGCTGGGCGGAAAGGCGCGCTGGTCGCAGTCGTCGCGCGGGCAGATGCGGCAGGAGGGGCCGATGCGGGTTGCGGCCTGCGGGGCAGTGACATCGACGCCATCGGCATAGACGAAATCGGCGGCATATTGCGCCTCGCACCCCAGGGCCACGGCATAGCGGCGCGGGGCGCGGGTATAGCTGCCTGAGGCTTTGACCAGCCCCTTTGCCATGGAAACATAGCGCAGCCCATCGGGGGTTTCGGCAAGCTGGAACAGGATGCGGTCGGGGATGGCCGCAGCTTCATGGACGATCCACAAGGGGCAGGCGCCGCCGAAGCGCGCAAATTGCAGCCGCGTGGCGCTGTGCCTTTTGGTGATATTGCCTGCCATATCGACGCGGCAGAAGAACATGGGAATACCGCGCGCGCCGGGGCGCTGAAGCGTCGACAGGCGGTGACATGCCTGTTCGAAACTCACCCCATATTCCAGACGCAGCCGGTCGATATCATGCCGCAAGGCACGGGCGCTGGCGCGAAAGGCGCTGTAAGGCATGAGCAGCGCGCCCGCGGCATAATTGGCGAGGCCCACATGAAGCAATTGCCGTGCAGCAGTCGTGCGAAGCGGCGTGTCCTCGACCACTGCACTTATTTCCTTGGCCAGCGCAAGCGCGGCAAATTGATGCGCGAGCTGAAAGCGGCGGCTTTCGGCGGGCTGCGACGGGTCGATGACCAGATGGCGCATCGTTGCATCGAAATCGCGTAGCGCCTGCGCCTGCCGATAGACGATGGAAATGCCGAGCGCATCGCGCAGCCGCCGTTCGATCGTCTCGATCGGCGGCGAGGCGGCGGAACCGCGAAGCTGGCCCGCAAGCGCTTCGGCGGCGCGGTCGATGCTGTCGACATAATTGCCGGCATCATGGAACCAGTCGCGCACCTCTTCCCATGGCAGACGGCTGCCCTCAGCCGTGCCGCCGGTCAGCGCCTCGTCAATCATCTGGAGCCGCTGACCGGCGCGGCGATAGGCGGCATGGAGCGCGACAAACTGGTCGGCAAATTGCGGCTGTTGAAGCGCGGCGCGTTCAAGCTGGTCGGGGGGCAGGGGGGCTGCTGCAAAGAGCGGGTCGGCGGCGGCTTCGCGCAGCGCGGCGGCGCGCCGGTCGCCCGTCTCGGCGGCGACCTCCTCCCACTCCAGCGGGAAGAGCTTTTGCAGGCGGCTGAGCAAGGCGGGCGTCAGCGGGCGGTCGTCATGCTCGATCTGGCTGAGATAGGAGGGCGAAATGCTGAGGCGGGCCGCGAAATCGGCCTGCTTGATACCGCGGCTTTCCCGAAGTTGGCGAAGTTGCCGCCCAGCGTAGAGTCGAAGCTGCACCATCGGCGGTAACATAATTTGCAAAGATGAACTTCGCAACTTTGCAAATTCGCATTTGCATGGCGGGGCGGGGCGGGGCAGATGGGAGGCGGAAACAAGCTGGAGATGTGCATGTCCGCCAATATCGCCGAAATGGAACGCCGCCGCGCCGCTGCTGCCGTGGGCGGGGGGCAGAAACGCATCGACGCGCAGCATGCCAAGGGCAAGCTGACCGCGCGCGAGCGGCTCGACGTGCTGCTCGACGAAGGCTCGTTTGAAGAGCTTGATACCTATGTCGAGCATGACTGTGTCGATTTCGGGATGCAGGAACAGCGGATTCCCGGTGATGGCGTGGTGACCGGGTCGGGGACGATCAACGGCCGGCTCGTCTACGTCTTCAGCCAGGATTTCACCGTGTTCGGCGGCTCGCTGTCGAAGCGCCATGCCGAGAAAATCTGCAAGGTGATGGAAAAGGCGATGCTGGTGGGCGCGCCGGTCATCGGGCTCAACGACAGCGGCGGCGCGCGTATCCAGGAGGGCGTGGCCTCGCTCGGCGGCTATGCAGAGGTGTTTCAGAAGAATGTGCTGGCATCGGGCGTGGTGCCGCAGATCAGCCTGATCATGGGCCCGTGTGCGGGCGGCGCGGTTTACAGCCCTGCGATGACCGACTTCATCTTCATGGTGAAGGATTCGAGCTATATGTTCGTTACCGGCCCCGATGTTGTCAAAACGGTGACGAACGAAGTGGTGACGCAGGAAGAGCTCGGCGGCGCGATCACCCATACGACCAAAAGCTCGGTCGCCGATCTGGCATTTGAAAATGACATTGAGGCGCTGCTCGCGGCCCGCGATTTCTTTGATTACCTGCCCGCAAACAACCGCAGCGGGGTGCCCGAGCGGCCGACCGCCGACCCCTATGACCGGATCGAGGAAAGCCTCGACACGCTGATCCCGCCCAATGCGAACCAGCCCTATGACATGCACGAGCTGATCCGCAAAACCGTCGACGAGGGCGATTTCTTCGAGGTGCAGCCCGCGCACGCCGCGAACATCATCTGCGGTTTCGGGCGCATCGAAGGGCGCACCATCGGCATTATCGCGAACCAGCCGCTGGTGCTCGCGGGCGTGCTCGACATCAATTCGTCAAAGAAAGCGGCGCGCTTCGTGCGCTTCTGCGATGCGTTCGAAATCCCGATCGTCACCTTCGTCGACGTCCCCGGCTTCCTGCCCGGCACGGCGCAGGAATATAATGGCATCATCAAACATGGCGCGAAGCTGCTCTTCGCCTATGCCGAGGCGACGGTGCCCAAGATCACGGTGATCACGCGCAAGGCCTATGGCGGCGCCTATGACGTGATGGCGTCAAAGCATTTGCGCGGCGATCTCAACTACGCCTGGCCGACCGCCGAGATTGCGGTGATGGGCGCGAAGGGCGCGGTCGAGATCATCTTCCGCAAGGATATTGGCGACCCCGAAAGAATTGCCGAGCGCACGAAGGAATATGAGGACCGCTTCGCCAACCCCTTCGTCGCGGCGCAGCGCGGCTATATCGACGAGGTGATCTACCCGCACTCAACGCGGAAGCGGATTGCGTTGGGGCTGCGAAAGCTGCGGAACAAGCAGTTGGAGAACCCGTGGAAGAAGCATGACAATATTCCGCTTTAGGCTCTGTTCGTCATGCCGGACTTGA
This window harbors:
- the lepB gene encoding signal peptidase I; amino-acid sequence: MTDASATADNKPSSAPVSAKEEAVDTVRFLALLAVAVLVFRSFFLSPFNIPSESMQPRLLIGDYLLVNKMAYGYSRYSLPFSVPLIPGRIFPRTPERGDVAVFKAPPLNDNDYIKRVIGLPGDTIQLKDGIVWLNGKPLKRERMADFVIPVTQNMIDAARATGSLPCFAPEFEEVSATGQRQCRYPQFRETLPGGRSYAILDLMPIAEDDTPLITVPEGHLFMMGDNRDRSADSRFPAIENQGIGLVPEENLVGHALVGMFSTDGSASWFNPVSWFTATRWDRIGEAF
- the topA gene encoding type I DNA topoisomerase translates to MQLVIVESPAKAKTIEKYLGRDFKVLASYGHVRDLPPKDGSVDPDDGFAMQWQLYPDKAKRLKEISDAAKQADRLILATDPDREGEAISWHVQELLRSKKALPAKVDRVTFNAITKQAVTDAMAQPRGLDDDLIDAYRARRALDYLVGFTLSPVLWRKLPGAKSAGRVQSVALRMIVEREREIEAFVAVQYWSVTGLFEMGGTPFKARLARWRGDKIERLTIQSEADARAAEADVKAGHFTVEGVETRPLTRNPPPPFTTSTLQQEAARKLGFSASHTMRIAQGLYEDGAITYMRTDGVQMDGSAISAARRAIADRYDGGYVPDKPRQYQSKAKNAQEAHEAIRPTDFSKDKAGSGDHARLYELVWKRALASQMASARLERTSIDLVDGTGKTMLRATGQVVKFPGFLALYDEGRDDAGEEDDARLLPAMAKGDAPAKTGVEVEAHETQPPPRYSEASLVKKMEELGIGRPSTYASILQVLKDRAYVTVEKNRFIPEESGRLLTAFLERFFERYVQYDFTAGLEEELDDVSGGRAQWQAVLDRFWRDFKPRTGEVMEQKPSEITAALDEFLGPYLFPEKGDGSDPRVCPSCTTGRLALRGGRFGPFIACSNYPDCKFTRKFAQPGGSDTGDTGPETLGTDPDTGEEVTKRSGRFGPYVQLGEGKEAKRASIPKDVAPEDFDLDYALRLLSLPREIGVHPESGKPILAGLGRYGPYLLHDGKYAKLSGTAEIFEIGMNAAVVRIAEAAANGGRGRTKAEPLKTFGAHPTSGGEIKLMAGRYGPYVTDGTTNATLPKTIEPDALTEEEAVALIDAKAAKGPAKGKKKAPAKKAAAKKAPAKKAAAKKAPAKKKKAEEKAAE
- a CDS encoding alpha/beta fold hydrolase — translated: MRSLLAVCAASLLAFAAPASAQQVGSLVSADPVTDTPPGMQAWRIRYWTSNGAGARQEVTGMVVAPREAMPRTPRRVIAWAHGTSGVAEKCAPSNSPGFYEATPGLAEMIAQNYVVVAPDYPGLGSKGPHPYLIGVDTAYSVLDAVRAARSVSGAAAGDRFAVWGESQGGHAALWTAATARGYAPDLTLVGTAAAAPPTDLPANMRQASDANARAMLLAFTLYSWSQYFGYSLDGFTNKTNQGVIRRLSENNCIELHNKPKLGTILGILAVRQAMKRRDVTRLQPFAATMQANSVDPASVPGPLLIAQGSKDTIVAPAVTRSFAKAVCKRRTPLQWIEVEGGSHTDSARGNATGQTLDWITARFNGQAPPDDCGRF
- the era gene encoding GTPase Era, with translation MTQRCGFVAVVGAPNAGKSTLVNALVGQKVAIVSPKAQTTRTRLMGVAMEGDAQIVLIDTPGIFAPNRRLDRAMVAAAWGSLEEAEAILVMVDAAAKLTGRVERVLEGVAGRPEKKYLILNKVDLVKKDKLLTIATELNQRLPFDETFFIAASSGDGVMQLKAHLATLMPEGPWHFPEDEVSDAPERMLAAEITREQLYRQLHEELPYQSTVETELFKTRPDGSAEIHQQIYVARDNQRAIVLGKGGSRIKEIGARARAELAELMGRKVHLFLHVKVKENWDEDRSVYRDMGLDWVD
- the rnc gene encoding ribonuclease III translates to MKAAISSEALTAIIGARPQDIALYHQALTHGSSGESDYQRLEFLGDRVLGLIIASELFRRFPKASEGELSSRLHALASGEACARIARRLDLNAHVRFGAQAVSDGGRHSDNIAADVLEALIGAIWLDLGEAAARAFITAQWGEMIDGQVAAPKHPKAALQEWALARKRRPPEYRIVRREGPDHAPRFLVAATIGKLAEATGEGASKQAAEKAAAAALLDKLIQEEEK
- the pgi gene encoding glucose-6-phosphate isomerase; this translates as MTDAAQAWQSLADWKPQKIADLIAAGPEARLNSLVRTIADIRFDFTKTHLDQPAIGLLSDLAEAQDFAGRRKTLFSGGIANPTEDRAAEHSAERGEGAPESVHRAQAFHQRMRMLIDAIEAGAFGEIRHLLHIGIGGSALGPDLLVDALGRNSDRYDVAVVSNVDGAALSEAFAKFDPQYTLVAVASKTFTTTETLLNAASARQWLEEAGVDDPTGRFIALTANPDKAMEWGIDETRILPFNETVGGRYSLWSSIGFPAALALGWEAFAELLEGAAEMDRHFRLANGADNVCLLAAFVDQLYANRLDCQTRAVFAYDERLRLLPDYLQQLEMESNGKGVTLDGQPLGRASASITWGGVGTDAQHAVFQLLHQGTHLVPVEFLVAREPDHNLDLTHHDTLVANCIAQGAALMTGRASEDGARHYPGDRPSTTILLDRVSPRSLGALIAFYEHRVFANAVLLGINPFDQFGVELGKEVAKGLGEGSMEFDPATQALMAAALDEGV